The Acidobacteriota bacterium genome includes a region encoding these proteins:
- the rnz gene encoding ribonuclease Z produces MKVIPLGTSSGKPTLKRNVSALAMVREGEWLLFDCGEGAQTQIIRAGLSPNRLAAIFITHLHGDHFNGLPGLLSTMGMDSRARELTVVGPPGIREYLDTLARLKILWINYPLQVFEYGKKDLPEGKLAAVFDTAAYTVSTIALDHRIFALGYRLSEKPRPGRFNVERALQLGVPMGPLFGRLQNGQEVTLTDGTVVRPADVLGAARLGKSAAYCLDTRPCEASVELARATDLLIHEATYTEDFVEEAKHFGHSTAAQAAQVARDAQARNLLLTHFSSRFPDATLLLDEAKAVFANVTLAQDLLEVEV; encoded by the coding sequence ATGAAAGTGATACCGCTGGGTACGAGTTCCGGAAAACCGACTTTGAAACGTAATGTGAGCGCGCTGGCGATGGTTCGCGAAGGCGAGTGGCTATTATTCGATTGCGGCGAAGGGGCGCAAACCCAAATCATCCGCGCCGGACTTAGTCCGAATCGGCTGGCGGCGATTTTCATCACTCATCTGCACGGCGACCATTTCAACGGCTTGCCGGGATTGCTATCAACGATGGGAATGGATAGCCGCGCGCGTGAACTCACGGTTGTCGGTCCGCCCGGCATTCGCGAATATCTGGACACCTTGGCGCGGTTGAAAATTTTGTGGATTAATTATCCGCTACAGGTCTTTGAATACGGCAAAAAAGATTTGCCCGAAGGCAAACTCGCAGCAGTGTTTGATACCGCCGCTTACACGGTTTCGACCATCGCGCTCGACCATCGGATTTTTGCGCTCGGCTACCGCTTGAGCGAAAAGCCGCGACCCGGCAGGTTCAATGTCGAACGGGCTTTGCAGTTGGGCGTGCCGATGGGTCCGCTGTTCGGACGTTTGCAAAACGGGCAGGAGGTGACGCTTACAGACGGCACGGTTGTGCGTCCAGCGGATGTGCTGGGCGCAGCGCGACTCGGAAAATCGGCAGCCTATTGTCTGGATACGCGACCTTGCGAGGCATCCGTAGAACTTGCGCGCGCAACCGATTTGCTGATTCACGAAGCCACCTATACCGAAGACTTTGTCGAAGAGGCTAAACACTTCGGTCATTCAACCGCGGCGCAGGCGGCACAAGTAGCCAGAGACGCGCAAGCCCGCAATCTGTTGCTTACGCATTTCAGTTCGCGTTTTCCCGATGCAACCTTGCTGCTTGATGAAGCCAAAGCCGTTTTTGCAAACGTAACCCTCGCACAGGATTTACTCGAAGTTGAAGTTTGA